The Microcebus murinus isolate Inina chromosome 4, M.murinus_Inina_mat1.0, whole genome shotgun sequence genome has a segment encoding these proteins:
- the LRRC51 gene encoding leucine-rich repeat-containing protein 51 isoform X1 — translation MSRRDYMNTLVQEPPLDYSFRSIHIIPVPTHMRVHMHMHTTFVHVLTIVPVLLYLVNISEATEIQASASLDLVSEDPRPGLRPLRHSKSGKSLTQSLWLNNNVLNDLEHFNEVVSQLLAYPQNLAWIDLSFNDLTSIDPVLTTFCNLSVIYLHGNSIHRLSEVNKLAVLPRLRSLTLHGNPMEEEKGYRQYVLCTLPRITTLDFSGITKADRTTAEVWKRMNIKPKKVKIKQNAL, via the exons ATGAGCAGAAGAGACTATATGAACACTTTGGTGCAGGAGCCCCCTCTTGACTACTCCTTCAGAAGCATCCATATCATCCCAG TGCCTACACATATGcgtgtacacatgcacatgcacaccaCGTTTGTTCATGTTCTTACCATCGTTCCTGTCCTTCTTTACCTGGTGAACATCTCCGAAGCCACTGAGATTCAGGCTTCAGCTTCCCTGG ATCTGGTAAGCGAGGATCCGAGGCCAGGGCTACGACCACTGAGGCACTCAAAGTCGGGGAAGTCACTGACCCAGTCCCTGTGGCTGAATAACAATGTCCTCAACGACCTCGAACACTTCAACGAGGTGGTTTCACAGCTGCTAGCGTATCCACAGAACCTGGCCTGGATTGACCTGTCCTTCAATGACCTGACTTCCATTGATCCT GTCCTAACAACTTTCTGCAACCTGAGTGTCATCTACCTTCACGGCAACAGCATCCATCGCCTGAGCGAGGTGAACAAGCTGGCTGTCCTCCCTCGGCTACGGAGCCTCACACTCCATGGAAACCCcatggaggaggagaaggggtaTAG GCAATATGTGCTGTGCACCCTGCCCCGTATCACTACACTCGACTTCAGTGGGATCACCAAAGCAGACCGCACTACAGCTGAAGTCTGGAAACGCATGAACATCAAGCCCAAGAAGGTCAAGATCAAGCAGAATGCCCTGTAA
- the LRRC51 gene encoding leucine-rich repeat-containing protein 51 isoform X4, which produces MSRRDYMNTLVQEPPLDYSFRSIHIIPDLVSEDPRPGLRPLRHSKSGKSLTQSLWLNNNVLNDLEHFNEVVSQLLAYPQNLAWIDLSFNDLTSIDPVLTTFCNLSVIYLHGNSIHRLSEVNKLAVLPRLRSLTLHGNPMEEEKGYRQYVLCTLPRITTLDFSGITKADRTTAEVWKRMNIKPKKVKIKQNAL; this is translated from the exons ATGAGCAGAAGAGACTATATGAACACTTTGGTGCAGGAGCCCCCTCTTGACTACTCCTTCAGAAGCATCCATATCATCCCAG ATCTGGTAAGCGAGGATCCGAGGCCAGGGCTACGACCACTGAGGCACTCAAAGTCGGGGAAGTCACTGACCCAGTCCCTGTGGCTGAATAACAATGTCCTCAACGACCTCGAACACTTCAACGAGGTGGTTTCACAGCTGCTAGCGTATCCACAGAACCTGGCCTGGATTGACCTGTCCTTCAATGACCTGACTTCCATTGATCCT GTCCTAACAACTTTCTGCAACCTGAGTGTCATCTACCTTCACGGCAACAGCATCCATCGCCTGAGCGAGGTGAACAAGCTGGCTGTCCTCCCTCGGCTACGGAGCCTCACACTCCATGGAAACCCcatggaggaggagaaggggtaTAG GCAATATGTGCTGTGCACCCTGCCCCGTATCACTACACTCGACTTCAGTGGGATCACCAAAGCAGACCGCACTACAGCTGAAGTCTGGAAACGCATGAACATCAAGCCCAAGAAGGTCAAGATCAAGCAGAATGCCCTGTAA
- the LRRC51 gene encoding leucine-rich repeat-containing protein 51 isoform X2 gives MSRRDYMNTLVQEPPLDYSFRSIHIIPVPTHMRVHMHMHTTFVHVLTIVPVLLYLVNISEATEIQASASLDLVSEDPRPGLRPLRHSKSGKSLTQSLWLNNNVLNDLEHFNEVVSQLLAYPQNLAWIDLSFNDLTSIDPVLTTFCNLSVIYLHGNSIHRLSEVNKLAVLPRLRSLTLHGNPMEEEKGYSGITKADRTTAEVWKRMNIKPKKVKIKQNAL, from the exons ATGAGCAGAAGAGACTATATGAACACTTTGGTGCAGGAGCCCCCTCTTGACTACTCCTTCAGAAGCATCCATATCATCCCAG TGCCTACACATATGcgtgtacacatgcacatgcacaccaCGTTTGTTCATGTTCTTACCATCGTTCCTGTCCTTCTTTACCTGGTGAACATCTCCGAAGCCACTGAGATTCAGGCTTCAGCTTCCCTGG ATCTGGTAAGCGAGGATCCGAGGCCAGGGCTACGACCACTGAGGCACTCAAAGTCGGGGAAGTCACTGACCCAGTCCCTGTGGCTGAATAACAATGTCCTCAACGACCTCGAACACTTCAACGAGGTGGTTTCACAGCTGCTAGCGTATCCACAGAACCTGGCCTGGATTGACCTGTCCTTCAATGACCTGACTTCCATTGATCCT GTCCTAACAACTTTCTGCAACCTGAGTGTCATCTACCTTCACGGCAACAGCATCCATCGCCTGAGCGAGGTGAACAAGCTGGCTGTCCTCCCTCGGCTACGGAGCCTCACACTCCATGGAAACCCcatggaggaggagaaggggtaTAG TGGGATCACCAAAGCAGACCGCACTACAGCTGAAGTCTGGAAACGCATGAACATCAAGCCCAAGAAGGTCAAGATCAAGCAGAATGCCCTGTAA
- the LRRC51 gene encoding leucine-rich repeat-containing protein 51 isoform X3, producing the protein MRVHMHMHTTFVHVLTIVPVLLYLVNISEATEIQASASLDLVSEDPRPGLRPLRHSKSGKSLTQSLWLNNNVLNDLEHFNEVVSQLLAYPQNLAWIDLSFNDLTSIDPVLTTFCNLSVIYLHGNSIHRLSEVNKLAVLPRLRSLTLHGNPMEEEKGYRQYVLCTLPRITTLDFSGITKADRTTAEVWKRMNIKPKKVKIKQNAL; encoded by the exons ATGcgtgtacacatgcacatgcacaccaCGTTTGTTCATGTTCTTACCATCGTTCCTGTCCTTCTTTACCTGGTGAACATCTCCGAAGCCACTGAGATTCAGGCTTCAGCTTCCCTGG ATCTGGTAAGCGAGGATCCGAGGCCAGGGCTACGACCACTGAGGCACTCAAAGTCGGGGAAGTCACTGACCCAGTCCCTGTGGCTGAATAACAATGTCCTCAACGACCTCGAACACTTCAACGAGGTGGTTTCACAGCTGCTAGCGTATCCACAGAACCTGGCCTGGATTGACCTGTCCTTCAATGACCTGACTTCCATTGATCCT GTCCTAACAACTTTCTGCAACCTGAGTGTCATCTACCTTCACGGCAACAGCATCCATCGCCTGAGCGAGGTGAACAAGCTGGCTGTCCTCCCTCGGCTACGGAGCCTCACACTCCATGGAAACCCcatggaggaggagaaggggtaTAG GCAATATGTGCTGTGCACCCTGCCCCGTATCACTACACTCGACTTCAGTGGGATCACCAAAGCAGACCGCACTACAGCTGAAGTCTGGAAACGCATGAACATCAAGCCCAAGAAGGTCAAGATCAAGCAGAATGCCCTGTAA
- the LAMTOR1 gene encoding ragulator complex protein LAMTOR1 yields the protein MGCCYSSENEDSDQDRDERKLLLDPSSPPTKTLNGAEPNYHSLPSARTDEQALLSSILAKTASNIIDVSAADSQGMEQHEYMDRARQYSTRLAVLSSSLTHWKKLPPLPSLTSQPHQVLASEPIPFSDLQQVSRIAAYAYSALSQIRVDAKEELVVQFGIP from the exons GACCGGGATGAACGGAAGCTGCTGCTGGACCCTAGCAGTCCCCCAACCAAAACCCTCAATGGAGCTGAGCCCAACTACCACAGCCTGCCTTCCGCTCGCACAGATGAGCAGGCCTTGCTCTCCTCCATCCTTGCCAAGACAGCCAG CAACATCATCGACGTGTCTGCTGCAGACTCCCAGGGCATGGAGCAGCATGAATACATGGACCGGGCAAGGCAGTACAG CACCCGCTTGGCTGTGCTGAGCAGCAGCCTGACCCATTGGAAGAAGCTGCCACCGCTGCCATCTCTCACCAGCCAGCCCCACCAAGTGCTGGCCAGTGAGCCCATCCCTTTCTCCGACTTGCAGCAG GTCTCCAGGATAGCTGCTTATGCCTACAGTGCACTTTCTCAGATCCGTGTGGACGCAAAAGAGGAGCTGGTTGTACAGTTTGGGATCCCATGA